A stretch of Primulina tabacum isolate GXHZ01 chromosome 13, ASM2559414v2, whole genome shotgun sequence DNA encodes these proteins:
- the LOC142521862 gene encoding uncharacterized protein LOC142521862, which yields MELQRRFEDAKNAADIHMHLKELFGEQTRPLRHATVKELITLRMRDGASVHEHGLKLIGLVDKLVGMDLILLSELTTDVLLLSLPSSFDPFVVNFNMNKMEPTLEELVNMLVTFESTIKKEKPVLYVGSSSGTKTGPPGKGKKRSFQRPKKSVPLKRQTPIPAVAAAPVKAGKTVDICHHSKKPGHWRRNCREYLAQKSSGNGDGKK from the exons atggagctgcagaggcgttttgaggatgcaaagaatgctgctgacattcatatgcacctcaaggagctctttggtgagcagactcggcctcttaggcatgccaCAGTCAAGGAGCtcatcactttacgcatgcgagatggggcctcggtccatgagcatggccttaagttgattgggctcgtggacaagctcgttggcatggatttgatcttgctttcggagttgaccaccgacgtgttgctgttgtccctgcctagctcgtttgatccttttgtggtgaatttcaatatgaacaagatggagccgacccttgaggagttggtgaacatgcttgtgacctttgagtccaccatcaagaaagagaagccggttctttatgtgggctcttcatctggaacgaagaccggtccacctgggaaaggaaagaagcgttctttccaacgtcccaagaagagcgtgcccttgaagaggcagactccgattcccgctgtggcagccgcaccagttaaggctggcaagactgttgacatctgtcatcacagcaaaaagcctggacattggaggcgtaattgcagggaatatctggcccagaagagttctggaaacg gtgatgggaagaagtag